The following are from one region of the Magallana gigas chromosome 4, xbMagGiga1.1, whole genome shotgun sequence genome:
- the LOC117682633 gene encoding LOW QUALITY PROTEIN: transport and Golgi organization protein 2 homolog (The sequence of the model RefSeq protein was modified relative to this genomic sequence to represent the inferred CDS: deleted 2 bases in 1 codon; substituted 1 base at 1 genomic stop codon), with translation MCFLFLYVNDIPEPNKYRVILAMNRDESWDCPTKPLDYWKSKNRSFAGGQDVLFDGDGQTWLGTSKEGKIAVLLNIIEAKSDTFRYQRRGFLVSDFLYSNMDGHSYLEQCINSKSDNYKGFHLLLLDCSSTKTDVNYFNNRSTNNRCEDIRDDKEFICLRNSRSEEAPWLIKKLQKERRYSKTSLKTLTIRIANQNLRAHXKLLKDKTVYLNDPVLKMQTKNEKPFEGTSDKAKQIEQLSSLFGYMPELRRGTRTHSIITVDFEGNCEFLEFTLQTPVDELNLQWNKTLLRFKIE, from the exons ATGTGTTTTCTGTTTCTTTATGTAAATGACATCCCGGAGCCAAACAAATACAGGGTAATTCTTGCAATGAACAGGGATGAAAGTTGGGATTGTCCAACGAAACCTCTAGATTACTGGAAAAGCAAAAATAGAAGTTTCGCCGGAGGCCAAGATGTGCTATTCGACGGCGACGGACAAACATGGTTAGGAACGTCAAAAGAAGGGAAAATTGCAGTGTTGCTCAATATAATAGAGGCCAAGTCTGATACATTTCGTTACCAAAGAAGGGGTTTCCTGGTCAGTGATTTCCTTTATTCCAACATGGATGGACATTCGTATTTAGAACAATGCATTAACTCTAAAAGCGATAATTACAAAGGGTTTCATCTTTTACTGCTCGACTGCAGCTCTACCAAGACAGATGTGAATTATTTCAACAACAGATCCACCAACAATAGGTGTGAGGATATTCGTGACGATAAGGAATTTATTTGTCTTAGAAATTCTCGGTCAGAGGAGGCGCCATGGTTaattaaaaagttgcaaaaggaAAGGAGATATTCAAAGACATCGTTAAAAACTTTAACAATAAGGATAGCAAATCAAAACTTGAGAGCGCACTG AAAATTATTGAAAGACAAGACAGTGTATTTGAATGATCCTGTTTTgaaaatgcaaacaaaaaatgaaaaacctttTGAAGGAACATCTGATAAAGCTAAACAGATCGAACAGTTAAGCTCCTTGTTTGGATATATGCCAGAGCTACGGCGGGGAACACGGACACACTCCATTATCACTGTAGATTTTGAGGGAAACTGCGAATTTCTAGAGTTCACTTTGCAAACACCTGTCGATGAGCTCAACTTACAATGGAATAAAACCTTACTACGATTTAAGATcgaatga